In Acidiphilium acidophilum, one genomic interval encodes:
- a CDS encoding DEAD/DEAH box helicase produces MNENAKLPGTSDLWQTYLDCPPDLKTVLRIEALGAPSSDQYRLAGHLAGSDLPGPKGKPWSYNAVRLAFDGLRRKGLITAREGCRATLLHPVAVDALASPEADDILAIVDAAYPTTYARMLGSAGRYQGDYTALIRMVRHAIYRNDGEQFAALCAFHDKHCVPHSSTRVLATLFSATPIGVDWLRNRQPLIQIGLFKAKLDAESEMHDPMPDLDTLRTYFRSVQSEAAFATLAPVLLDDDLLAGRVDEARTRLAAAPDATTVEAMCTAAAVQFLTGQADKTRQGYRAALKRLRKDRGRRKVFLDDFHGLLFLLSLLEANDATVHHEAGTYLEGLLSTPAGHIGAYLSVQALLWLSQGFDAKAAGVVKTLRRDVPWPPFDLAMRALAEYAVDPGISRKHREVLATEFSRLNDRSPLLAQVHAEILSEIALNPAPYRARLEEIGAAVTLRFTQIIRLQEPWQRALDNLGALLGARAPQPDPSAARGTPGKRLAWFVDPESKVIDVVEQTAKGASWSDGRPIALKRLHEHDPRLSYLTPEDRAGLVGLRREAAGWGDSEVYYFDTVRVLPALVGHPVVFDARHRSRSIELVAYPLELVITKKGRDFHLALSHTADEPAVFLEAETPTRYRVIEFPRRMLPIQDILGRRGLTVPIKARDQVIALIRSTNPTLPIRAEIDEIEQEARPGIATPVVQIIPQGDGIRLNIMVRPFGADGPAYVAGLGGRSVLTTIAGQQIRVSRDLEVEIAERKALITACPTLRDRRGAEAHEWVLDDPEGSLECLLELQAYTGTVAVEWPEGQRIRVHAASSDRMKVKISRDRDWFNVDGSIALDEDRVVEMQFLLDRLSRTQGRFVKLEDGGFVALTHQLQSQLERLTAVSETHRSGRRVHALGAAALDAALAEGGTIIADAAWKRQIQRITSAENWTPALPAHLQAELRDYQMDGFVWLSRLARWGAGACLADDMGLGKTVQTIAVLLEQAQSGPCLVVAPTSVCPNWGAELRRFAPTLAVHRLSASGARATLIAALGPNDILICSYGLLHQESELLAGVKWSMVVLDEAQAIKNADTKRAQASLSLHADFRVVLTGTPVENYLDELWSLFNFLNPGLLGSREGFQKRFAVPIERDRDLPARQALRTLIRPFLLRRTKAAVLSELPPRTEQTVVVEMNEAERLFYEALRRQALDSLAALDTQPGKRKIHILAEITRLRRACCNPALIDASASVPSSKLETFLGLVEELIRNRHRALVFSQFVGHLGLIRAALDQRGISYEYLDGITPASARERRVALFQAGHSDLFLISLRAGGTGLNLTAADYVVHLDPWWNPAVEDQASDRVHRLGQERPVTIYRLIMENSIEERILALHRDKRDLASELLEGGEVAARLTEDELIDLIRN; encoded by the coding sequence ATGAACGAAAACGCGAAGCTCCCTGGGACATCAGATCTATGGCAAACCTATCTCGATTGCCCACCCGATCTAAAAACGGTGCTGCGGATCGAAGCGCTCGGTGCGCCGTCATCCGATCAATATCGTCTGGCCGGTCATCTTGCGGGAAGCGATCTGCCGGGTCCGAAAGGAAAGCCCTGGTCCTATAATGCGGTCCGTCTTGCCTTCGATGGCCTGAGGCGCAAAGGCCTGATCACGGCGCGGGAGGGTTGCAGGGCGACGCTGCTTCATCCTGTCGCAGTCGACGCGCTGGCTTCGCCCGAGGCCGACGATATCCTCGCCATCGTCGATGCGGCCTATCCCACTACTTACGCACGGATGCTCGGGTCAGCCGGTCGCTATCAGGGGGATTACACCGCACTCATCCGCATGGTGCGACACGCGATCTACCGGAACGATGGGGAACAATTTGCCGCGCTATGCGCCTTCCACGACAAGCATTGCGTTCCCCATAGCTCGACCAGAGTGCTGGCGACACTCTTCTCAGCCACGCCGATCGGGGTCGACTGGCTGCGGAACCGCCAGCCGTTGATCCAGATTGGCTTGTTCAAGGCCAAGCTGGACGCGGAGTCGGAGATGCATGATCCAATGCCCGATCTGGATACGCTGCGGACTTATTTCAGATCCGTCCAGAGTGAGGCGGCGTTTGCAACTCTCGCCCCCGTTTTACTCGACGACGATCTGCTGGCCGGACGGGTCGATGAGGCCCGGACTCGTCTGGCGGCAGCGCCCGACGCCACGACCGTTGAGGCGATGTGCACTGCTGCGGCGGTCCAATTTCTGACCGGTCAGGCTGATAAGACGCGCCAAGGTTACCGCGCCGCGCTGAAGCGCCTGCGCAAGGATCGCGGCCGGCGGAAAGTCTTTCTCGATGATTTTCACGGACTGTTGTTTTTACTCAGCCTGCTTGAAGCCAACGACGCGACCGTGCATCATGAGGCAGGTACTTATCTCGAAGGCCTTCTGTCCACGCCGGCGGGACATATCGGCGCCTATCTGAGCGTGCAGGCGCTGCTCTGGCTCAGTCAGGGATTCGACGCCAAGGCAGCCGGGGTCGTCAAAACACTCCGTCGCGACGTCCCCTGGCCGCCGTTCGATCTCGCGATGCGGGCCCTCGCTGAATATGCGGTTGATCCCGGGATCTCTCGCAAGCATCGCGAGGTCTTGGCGACCGAATTCAGTCGCCTGAACGATCGCTCCCCTCTCTTAGCGCAGGTTCATGCCGAGATCCTGTCAGAGATCGCGCTGAACCCTGCCCCCTATCGCGCCCGGCTTGAGGAAATCGGCGCCGCAGTCACCCTTCGGTTCACGCAGATCATTCGCCTCCAGGAACCTTGGCAGCGCGCCCTCGATAATCTGGGGGCGTTGTTGGGTGCACGAGCCCCGCAGCCCGATCCCTCGGCAGCACGGGGTACGCCGGGCAAGCGTCTCGCATGGTTCGTCGATCCCGAGAGTAAGGTGATCGACGTCGTCGAGCAAACAGCGAAGGGTGCCAGCTGGTCGGATGGCAGGCCGATTGCCCTGAAGCGGTTGCATGAGCATGATCCTCGCTTGAGTTACCTGACGCCTGAAGATCGTGCCGGTCTGGTCGGCCTGCGTCGCGAGGCTGCCGGATGGGGCGATAGCGAGGTCTATTATTTCGATACGGTCCGTGTGCTGCCAGCGCTGGTCGGACATCCGGTCGTATTCGACGCGCGGCACCGGTCCCGTTCGATCGAACTGGTCGCCTATCCGCTGGAGCTGGTCATCACCAAGAAAGGCAGGGATTTCCATCTCGCGCTGTCTCATACCGCCGATGAACCTGCCGTGTTCCTCGAAGCGGAAACGCCGACCCGCTACCGGGTGATCGAGTTTCCGAGACGTATGCTGCCAATCCAGGATATTCTGGGCCGGCGCGGCCTGACGGTTCCGATCAAGGCACGGGATCAGGTGATCGCTCTGATCCGCAGCACCAACCCGACCCTGCCGATCCGCGCCGAGATCGATGAGATCGAGCAGGAAGCGCGGCCGGGCATCGCGACCCCAGTCGTCCAGATCATTCCGCAGGGTGACGGGATAAGGCTCAATATCATGGTGCGACCGTTCGGTGCCGACGGACCGGCCTACGTCGCCGGACTCGGCGGGCGGTCGGTGTTGACCACGATCGCTGGCCAACAAATCCGTGTCAGTCGTGACCTCGAAGTCGAGATCGCCGAGCGTAAAGCGCTGATCACCGCCTGCCCGACCTTGCGTGACCGTCGTGGTGCGGAGGCTCATGAATGGGTGCTCGATGATCCGGAGGGTAGCCTTGAATGCCTCCTCGAACTGCAGGCATATACAGGGACAGTTGCGGTCGAATGGCCTGAGGGTCAGCGGATCCGTGTTCACGCCGCCTCCTCCGATCGGATGAAGGTGAAGATCAGCCGTGATCGTGATTGGTTCAATGTCGACGGGTCCATTGCCCTCGATGAGGATCGCGTCGTGGAGATGCAATTCCTCCTCGACCGGCTGAGCCGCACGCAGGGGCGGTTCGTCAAGCTGGAAGATGGTGGCTTCGTCGCCCTCACACACCAGTTGCAGAGCCAGTTGGAGAGATTGACTGCGGTTTCCGAAACGCATCGGTCCGGGCGACGGGTCCATGCACTGGGTGCCGCCGCGCTCGATGCGGCGTTGGCCGAGGGGGGTACTATCATCGCCGACGCCGCGTGGAAGCGTCAGATCCAGCGGATTACCTCAGCCGAGAACTGGACCCCTGCCCTGCCCGCTCATCTGCAGGCAGAGCTCCGCGATTACCAGATGGACGGTTTCGTCTGGCTCTCACGTCTCGCCCGCTGGGGAGCCGGTGCCTGCCTCGCTGACGACATGGGACTCGGCAAGACCGTCCAGACGATCGCCGTGCTGCTCGAACAGGCGCAGTCGGGCCCCTGTCTGGTCGTGGCGCCGACCTCGGTCTGCCCAAATTGGGGCGCGGAACTGCGGCGGTTTGCCCCGACGCTTGCGGTACATCGGTTATCGGCCAGCGGTGCTCGCGCGACGCTGATCGCGGCGCTTGGGCCAAACGATATTCTGATCTGCAGCTATGGGTTGCTGCATCAAGAGAGCGAACTGCTTGCCGGCGTAAAATGGTCGATGGTCGTTCTGGACGAGGCCCAGGCGATCAAGAATGCCGATACCAAACGCGCGCAGGCGAGCCTGTCGCTGCACGCGGACTTCCGTGTGGTGCTGACCGGGACGCCGGTCGAGAACTATCTCGATGAATTGTGGAGCCTGTTCAACTTCCTCAACCCTGGCCTGCTCGGATCACGAGAGGGGTTCCAGAAACGATTCGCTGTCCCGATCGAGCGGGATCGTGATCTTCCGGCGCGCCAGGCGTTACGGACGCTGATCCGACCGTTCCTGCTGCGCCGGACCAAGGCCGCGGTGCTGAGCGAACTGCCGCCACGAACCGAACAGACCGTCGTGGTGGAAATGAACGAGGCCGAGCGCCTCTTCTACGAGGCGTTACGCCGACAGGCGCTCGACAGCTTGGCTGCATTAGACACACAACCGGGCAAACGTAAGATCCATATTCTCGCCGAGATCACGCGACTGCGGCGGGCATGCTGCAACCCCGCGCTGATCGATGCGAGCGCTTCGGTGCCGAGCAGCAAGCTCGAGACGTTTCTGGGTCTGGTCGAGGAGTTGATCCGCAACCGGCACCGGGCCCTGGTGTTCAGCCAGTTCGTTGGCCATCTCGGTCTGATCCGCGCCGCGCTCGATCAACGTGGCATAAGCTATGAATATCTCGATGGTATTACGCCGGCATCGGCTCGGGAACGGCGGGTCGCTCTGTTCCAGGCGGGGCATTCGGATTTGTTCCTGATCAGTCTGCGCGCTGGCGGTACCGGGTTGAACCTGACAGCGGCCGATTATGTGGTGCATCTCGACCCCTGGTGGAACCCGGCGGTCGAGGATCAGGCCTCAGACCGGGTCCATCGCCTCGGTCAGGAGCGGCCAGTCACGATATATCGCCTGATCATGGAAAACAGCATCGAAGAACGCATTCTCGCCCTGCATCGGGACAAGCGCGATCTCGCCTCCGAATTGCTGGAAGGTGGCGAAGTCGCCGCCCGTCTGACCGAGGATGAATTGATTGATCTGATACGGAACTAG
- a CDS encoding IS5 family transposase (programmed frameshift), which yields MWTNENRARYDRSKLRYPSDLTDDEWAIIGPLIPPAKRGGNKRTVNERQVINGLMFILSTGCQWASLPKDLPPRSTVNDYFRRWNEDGTLDRIHHALYVRCREQVDRAASPTAAIIDSQSVKSVGKRGGHIDPSGFDAGKKINGKKRHVLVDTQGLLLCAIVHAADIQDRDGGVMLMGTLFGLFPFLLKLYADGGYQGPKFQEGLGRVCAQINVEIVKRSDIGKFVVVPKRWIVERTIGWLNRCRRLAKDWECLNQNGLAFLRWASIRLMVRKLCKETK from the exons ATGTGGACGAACGAGAACCGCGCCCGGTATGATCGCAGCAAGCTGCGCTATCCGAGCGATTTGACGGATGACGAGTGGGCGATCATCGGCCCGCTGATCCCGCCCGCCAAGCGTGGCGGCAACAAGCGTACGGTGAATGAGCGGCAGGTGATCAACGGGCTGATGTTCATCCTGAGTACCGGTTGCCAATGGGCGTCGCTGCCGAAAGATCTGCCTCCACGGAGCACGGTGAACGACTATTTTCGCCGTTGGAACGAGGATGGCACGCTCGATCGCATTCATCATGCGCTGTACGTCAGATGTCGCGAACAGGTTGACCGCGCGGCCAGTCCGACGGCTGCGATCATTGACAGCCAGAGCGTCAAGAGCGTGG GAAAAAGGGGGGGTCATATCGATCCGTCGGGGTTCGATGCGGGCAAGAAGATCAACGGCAAGAAGCGCCATGTCCTGGTAGACACGCAAGGCCTGCTGCTTTGCGCCATCGTCCACGCCGCCGACATCCAGGATCGGGACGGCGGCGTGATGCTGATGGGAACGCTGTTCGGTCTATTTCCCTTTCTGCTCAAGCTTTATGCCGACGGTGGCTATCAAGGGCCGAAATTCCAGGAAGGGCTGGGCCGCGTGTGCGCTCAGATCAATGTCGAGATCGTCAAGCGCTCCGATATCGGAAAGTTCGTCGTTGTGCCCAAGCGCTGGATCGTTGAGCGAACCATCGGCTGGCTCAACCGTTGTCGCCGGTTGGCCAAGGATTGGGAATGCCTCAACCAAAACGGACTTGCATTTCTACGCTGGGCATCCATCCGGCTGATGGTACGAAAACTCTGTAAGGAAACAAAATGA
- a CDS encoding IS630 family transposase (programmed frameshift), with product MTVAITRLDLSPMALRERAARATDSKISRRLLAIALVLEGWSRRDAAEACAMDRQTLRDWVHRYNGLGPEGLGDAPRRNGPPPQLSASQQAQIAAWVRQGPDPERDGVVRWRCVDLQRRIETEFAVTLHETSISRLLRRLKFTRVQPRPYHPKKDAAAQDIFKKNFAGLVAAAIPATAARKPIEVWFADEARVGQKGTLTYVWAERGSRPLAVRDNRHDSAYLFGAVCPERCIGAAIIMPAVNSEAMAEHLREISTQVAPGAHAVLVLDGAGWHQAGERLPVPDNISLLSLPPYSPELNPVENIWQFLRGNFLSHQVWNSYDEILAACRNAWNKFMQMPEQIASITQRDWIKAVIG from the exons ATGACGGTAGCGATAACGCGTTTGGACTTGTCGCCTATGGCGCTGCGCGAGCGGGCGGCTCGCGCGACGGATTCGAAGATTTCGAGGCGGCTGCTGGCGATTGCTCTTGTTCTCGAAGGCTGGTCTCGGCGCGATGCGGCCGAGGCCTGTGCCATGGACCGGCAGACGCTGCGCGACTGGGTGCACCGTTACAATGGATTGGGACCTGAAGGACTGGGCGATGCGCCGCGCCGCAACGGCCCGCCACCCCAATTGTCGGCTTCGCAGCAGGCGCAGATCGCGGCATGGGTCAGGCAGGGCCCGGACCCGGAGCGTGACGGCGTGGTACGGTGGCGCTGTGTCGACCTGCAGCGACGGATCGAGACCGAGTTTGCGGTTACCCTGCACGAGACGTCGATCAGCCGACTGTTGCGGCGGCTCAAGTTCACGCGAGTCCAGCCGCGTCCGTATCATCCGAAGAAGGACGCTGCGGCACAGGACATTTTTAAAAAGA ACTTCGCTGGCCTGGTAGCGGCGGCGATCCCGGCCACGGCGGCGCGTAAGCCGATCGAGGTGTGGTTCGCCGATGAAGCCCGTGTCGGTCAGAAGGGAACCCTGACCTATGTCTGGGCAGAGCGGGGTTCCCGACCACTGGCTGTGCGCGACAACCGCCATGACTCCGCCTATCTGTTTGGTGCCGTCTGCCCAGAACGCTGTATTGGTGCCGCCATCATCATGCCGGCGGTCAATAGCGAGGCGATGGCCGAACATCTTCGGGAAATCAGCACGCAGGTCGCGCCTGGCGCGCACGCCGTGCTGGTGCTCGATGGCGCCGGCTGGCATCAAGCCGGCGAACGGTTGCCGGTGCCCGACAACATCAGCCTGCTATCGCTGCCGCCCTATTCGCCAGAGCTCAACCCCGTCGAAAACATCTGGCAATTTCTGCGCGGCAACTTCCTGAGCCATCAGGTCTGGAACAGCTACGACGAAATCCTTGCCGCCTGCCGAAACGCCTGGAACAAGTTCATGCAGATGCCAGAACAAATCGCTTCGATCACCCAACGAGACTGGATCAAAGCGGTCATTGGATAG
- a CDS encoding tyrosine-type recombinase/integrase, which yields MKPPCNIATLIERYFTEWLIRQRNVSSNTIASYRDTFRLLFRFAQMRLHKPPSDLALSDLDAPFIGGFLIDLEMKRGASPKTRNLRLTAIRAFFRFVSFEEPAHSALIQRVLAIPSKRHDKRQVHFLTRPEIEAILAATDRTTWLGRRDHTLLLLAVQTGLRLSELISLDREAVHLGAGAHVRCVGKGRKERATPLSTIARGALQAWLKEPARKGGTVLFPNMHGGRLSADSVQSLLAKYVKVATENCASLKSKRVSPHVLRHSAAMELLQAGVDCSVIALWLGHESIETTQTYLHAHIALKEAALAKLTPYQSGKKTRFRPDDRLLAFLEAL from the coding sequence ATGAAGCCCCCCTGCAATATCGCCACGTTGATCGAGCGCTACTTCACCGAGTGGCTCATACGCCAGCGTAACGTCAGCTCCAACACGATCGCATCCTACCGGGATACGTTCCGGCTACTGTTCAGGTTCGCACAAATGCGGCTCCATAAGCCCCCTTCGGATTTGGCACTCAGCGACCTAGATGCACCGTTTATCGGTGGATTCTTAATCGATCTTGAGATGAAGCGCGGTGCCAGCCCCAAGACTCGCAACCTGCGCCTTACAGCCATCAGGGCCTTCTTCCGATTCGTATCGTTCGAGGAGCCGGCACACAGCGCGCTGATCCAGCGCGTGCTCGCGATACCGAGCAAGCGCCACGATAAGCGACAGGTGCACTTCCTGACACGTCCCGAGATTGAGGCCATTCTCGCCGCGACCGATCGGACGACGTGGCTCGGCCGCCGCGATCACACCTTGCTGCTTCTAGCAGTCCAGACGGGCTTGCGCCTCTCCGAGTTGATCAGTCTCGACAGGGAGGCAGTCCACCTCGGCGCCGGCGCTCATGTCCGGTGCGTCGGCAAGGGGCGGAAGGAGCGAGCCACGCCGCTATCCACCATTGCTCGAGGTGCGCTCCAGGCATGGCTGAAGGAGCCTGCCCGGAAAGGAGGAACTGTTCTGTTCCCCAACATGCACGGTGGGCGACTCAGTGCCGACAGCGTCCAGTCGCTACTGGCGAAGTATGTGAAGGTCGCCACCGAAAATTGTGCGTCGTTAAAGTCGAAGCGGGTGTCGCCCCACGTGTTGAGGCACAGCGCGGCCATGGAGTTGCTGCAGGCGGGCGTCGACTGCTCCGTGATCGCGCTTTGGCTCGGTCATGAATCGATCGAGACGACACAGACCTATCTGCATGCACATATCGCCCTCAAGGAGGCCGCATTGGCAAAGCTCACGCCATACCAGAGCGGAAAGAAAACGCGCTTCCGCCCCGACGACCGATTACTCGCCTTCTTGGAAGCGCTCTGA
- the tnpB gene encoding IS66 family insertion sequence element accessory protein TnpB (TnpB, as the term is used for proteins encoded by IS66 family insertion elements, is considered an accessory protein, since TnpC, encoded by a neighboring gene, is a DDE family transposase.) → MIPVPAGVRIWLASGHTDMRRGMRGLALQVQQGLGREPFCGDVFFFRGRSGSLIKAIWHDGVGLSLFAKRLDKGRFIWPQTTDGAVSLTAGQVGYLLEAIDWRNPQQTWRPQSAG, encoded by the coding sequence ATGATCCCGGTTCCAGCCGGCGTACGGATCTGGCTGGCGTCGGGGCACACGGATATGCGTCGCGGGATGAGGGGTCTCGCGTTGCAGGTGCAGCAAGGCCTGGGCCGGGAGCCATTCTGCGGTGACGTTTTCTTCTTCCGGGGACGCAGCGGATCGTTGATCAAGGCGATCTGGCATGACGGTGTCGGGTTATCGCTATTTGCGAAGCGTTTGGACAAGGGCCGTTTTATCTGGCCACAGACGACGGATGGGGCTGTGTCACTTACGGCGGGTCAGGTCGGTTATCTTCTGGAGGCGATCGACTGGAGAAATCCGCAACAAACCTGGCGGCCACAATCTGCCGGGTAA
- the tnpA gene encoding IS66-like element accessory protein TnpA yields the protein MEIITGTERRRRWRDEDKLRIVAEAEAPDAVFALVARRHDISRGQLWKWRGQVRRGELARVPVEPEFIPVRMMASAALSMPRGSGKSASVDETDADSVSHKRAARSEMGRIEIVLPDGTCVRVDDGVGMAALRRVMTAVRR from the coding sequence ATGGAGATCATCACGGGGACTGAGCGGCGACGTCGCTGGCGGGATGAGGACAAGCTTCGGATTGTCGCAGAGGCTGAGGCGCCGGATGCGGTATTTGCTTTGGTGGCACGGCGGCACGATATTTCGCGAGGGCAGTTGTGGAAATGGCGCGGGCAGGTTCGGCGCGGTGAGTTGGCACGGGTGCCGGTAGAGCCGGAGTTCATTCCGGTGCGGATGATGGCGAGTGCGGCGCTGTCGATGCCGCGGGGGTCTGGCAAATCAGCTTCGGTGGATGAGACCGATGCAGATTCTGTGTCGCACAAGCGGGCAGCGCGATCCGAGATGGGGCGGATTGAGATCGTGCTGCCGGACGGCACCTGTGTTCGGGTTGATGACGGGGTTGGGATGGCCGCCTTGCGTCGTGTGATGACGGCGGTGCGGCGATGA
- a CDS encoding IS5 family transposase (programmed frameshift), with protein MWTNENRARYDRSKLRYPSDLTDDEWAIIGPLIPPAKRGGNKRTVNERQVINGLMFILSTGCQWASLPKDLPPRSTVNDYFRRWNEDGTLDRIHHALYVRCREQVDRAASPTAAIIDSQSVKSAGKRGGHIDPSGFDAGKKINGKKRHVLVDTQGLLLCAIVHAADIQDRDGGVMLMGTLFGLFPFLLKLYADGGYQGPKFQEGLGRVCAQINVEIVKRSDIGKFVVVPKRWIVERTIGWLNRCRRLAKDWECLNQNGLAFLRWASIRLMVRKLCKETK; from the exons ATGTGGACGAACGAGAACCGCGCCCGGTATGATCGCAGCAAGCTGCGCTATCCGAGCGATTTGACGGATGACGAGTGGGCGATCATCGGCCCGCTGATCCCGCCCGCCAAGCGTGGCGGCAACAAGCGTACGGTGAATGAGCGGCAGGTGATCAACGGGCTGATGTTCATCCTGAGTACCGGTTGCCAATGGGCGTCGCTGCCGAAAGATCTGCCTCCACGGAGCACGGTGAACGACTATTTTCGCCGTTGGAACGAGGATGGCACGCTCGATCGCATTCATCATGCGCTGTACGTCAGATGTCGCGAACAGGTTGACCGCGCGGCCAGTCCGACGGCTGCGATCATTGACAGCCAGAGCGTCAAGAGCGCGG GAAAAAGGGGGGGTCATATCGATCCGTCAGGGTTCGATGCGGGCAAGAAGATCAACGGCAAGAAGCGCCATGTCCTGGTAGACACGCAAGGCCTGCTGCTTTGCGCCATCGTCCACGCCGCCGACATCCAGGATCGGGACGGCGGCGTGATGCTGATGGGAACGCTGTTCGGTCTGTTTCCCTTTCTGCTCAAGCTTTATGCCGACGGTGGCTATCAAGGGCCGAAATTCCAGGAAGGGCTGGGCCGCGTGTGCGCTCAGATCAATGTCGAGATCGTCAAGCGCTCCGATATCGGAAAGTTCGTCGTTGTGCCCAAGCGCTGGATCGTTGAGCGAACCATCGGCTGGCTCAACCGTTGTCGCCGGTTGGCCAAGGATTGGGAATGCCTCAACCAAAACGGACTTGCATTTCTACGCTGGGCATCCATCCGGCTGATGGTACGAAAACTCTGTAAGGAAACAAAATGA
- a CDS encoding replication protein RepA, which translates to MAKKQHQAELPLGHQYALALLNEGRQSVLNLAEGERDDRIYNSFLKVQDEEPENAFLHSALCAMSLPARRPKDDTQPIIREDGKYALAINPKPVLQILDGKSVMRSLGVPFGSYPRIVLIYMLSEAVKRRSRDVYLGRNFTEWMRRLGYHTVSYGPRGSANLLKEQVDRLLACEWQIRWDEDRNGESAFAVKEVKLSNEYSGSLNRDGEFAREISLSDVFFRHLIDHAVPLNEVAIRELKNQPTALDLYTYLAYRLPRVNTTRGQIISWDQLAKHLGNSCDGRRFRQTIRETFNVVSAVYPNANADFTGQIVRLYQSPAPTERKLVGHHLRVVKSNPIRPIVEGNQVASTRPVPTASDLKSDALKPVTIHKGFPAGSLSVHPGTP; encoded by the coding sequence ATGGCCAAAAAGCAACACCAGGCAGAATTGCCTTTAGGGCATCAGTACGCATTGGCCCTCTTGAACGAGGGTAGACAATCCGTGCTGAACCTCGCTGAGGGAGAACGGGACGACAGAATCTACAATTCCTTTCTGAAAGTGCAGGACGAGGAACCAGAAAATGCGTTCTTACATTCCGCATTATGCGCAATGTCATTGCCAGCGCGAAGACCGAAAGATGATACGCAACCGATCATCCGCGAGGATGGCAAATATGCTCTGGCAATTAATCCAAAGCCCGTTTTACAGATATTAGACGGCAAATCTGTGATGAGAAGCCTGGGAGTTCCTTTCGGTTCCTATCCACGGATTGTTCTAATCTATATGTTATCGGAAGCTGTAAAAAGACGGTCTAGAGATGTCTACCTTGGTAGAAATTTCACTGAATGGATGCGCCGACTTGGATATCACACAGTATCCTATGGTCCACGTGGGTCCGCAAATCTTCTCAAAGAGCAGGTTGACCGTTTGCTAGCATGTGAATGGCAAATTAGGTGGGATGAAGACCGTAACGGTGAGTCTGCTTTTGCAGTGAAAGAAGTTAAGCTGTCGAATGAGTATTCCGGTTCCCTGAATAGAGACGGTGAGTTCGCCCGTGAAATTAGTCTTTCAGATGTCTTTTTTCGTCACCTAATAGACCACGCGGTGCCTTTAAATGAAGTGGCGATTCGGGAACTGAAGAACCAACCAACAGCGCTCGATCTTTATACGTATCTCGCGTACAGGTTGCCCAGGGTCAACACAACTCGTGGACAAATAATCTCTTGGGACCAATTAGCGAAGCACTTAGGGAACAGCTGTGATGGCCGTCGGTTCCGGCAAACAATACGGGAAACCTTCAATGTCGTATCAGCCGTGTACCCAAACGCCAACGCTGATTTCACTGGCCAGATCGTTAGGCTCTATCAATCACCGGCACCGACGGAACGAAAGCTGGTTGGGCATCATTTACGAGTTGTCAAATCGAATCCCATTCGTCCTATAGTAGAGGGAAACCAGGTCGCCTCCACGCGGCCTGTTCCAACAGCATCAGACCTTAAATCTGATGCCTTAAAGCCGGTAACGATTCATAAAGGTTTTCCTGCCGGTTCCCTTAGTGTCCATCCGGGAACACCTTGA